The DNA sequence GGCTACTTCGTCTTGAAATTCACAGTGGTGGGGATGGAGCAAGAGGGGAGGAGTGTTGTTTTGTTTCTCCTTGCATGTTTAGGGTGTCGAGGGCAGGAGGTCAGCTTTTTCGCACTGGACTCCATGCAGCCGTCTTGCCAGTACCTCGGCATCTCACCACTGACCATCGTCTGGGTCGCCAAAAGTGGTAGAGCTGGAAAACTTTCACCAATACTTTGAACCTCCAATATCGGATCATATGCTAATAAACAAAATTAATGCTAATATATAGATTTAGCTAGAAAAATCAAAAGGATTACTTTAGTGTTTTTTCCAACACCTAGGGCCATGGCCATACTGGCCCTAGGCTTATATCGGCCACTGATTCTATATTTAAATGTATTGCAAAAACTATGTATTCAAACAAACCAAGGTGACCTACAATTCAACATGCACCGTAATTTTTGTCGTTACtgtagaaaaatataaaaaaatatttaaaactgACACCATCTTGCCTTCCACGCGCTCCATAGTTTACAGATTTCTGCAATACACGCAATCACCAAGTCAAACTTTTCCCCCCACGTGATCATTAAACTAATGCTGTCTGATTTTCTGTGATAACAGTATAACACTCAACTACCTACTTAGACCAACGGGATTGCTCAGTCAGCAGCTATTTAAACCCTAGTTCGGAACAAACCTTGGAGCAgtgtcacacccggttttaaggaacaaaaccaggctagctatatgtgtacccagaaagtccacacatacaacaacagaaaggaacagtatcagaaacaatgttatatagcgaaaacatacttataattaacacttacatcagagtatcgcggaacgataactaatcttcaggctcaatcttcacagggacggttgactgggggtaacatatgcctagcacttcttgtatcctgAGAACGTCCTTCGTAACTCCTTCGCTCCTCTGATAACTCTTACTAATAaactggagtggtgggaaatagcaagagtgagcacatatcgtactcaacaagtataaccaggggttcatgaggctcaaatagctgacactggtttgactgcatttagcttttaatagtggatagcatgttcataattaatagcaaatgtcaaggtagtataaataatccaataatcacatgatcaagtgtaagcataattaatccatagcataaacgataatcaaatgaacataacaacttaataagctcatcgtcggcgtagcaagaacccccaaggccgctcataaccgtgagcacggctagtataccagttttacactctgcagaggttgtacatctttacccatgagtcatgatttaccctttcgcccgaggtagccagtcttttaacccccttcctagggaggtcggcagggatcactatgaagcctttcaaaagttcgtctaacatgttagggccgcaaggtttcctttgcgcgcagatatagatacctcccttccaaatggcacaatgacgcgcagcctatacacatagggacaggggctcgcactatacccaaaacggttcagcccctccgccctttcgggtaacctctaacaagctagaaaagttcttcatactgagctaaagccagagccattatagccctcatggttgcactgttgtcccggtgatcacttacagacaagatctcatatagttatttgtcatcttttaacgttcattgcatagctattaatcatcttacaagatcatggattatatcaagcactagcacatctacaccaaatgcatatcaagtaggtagcaaggaatccaggtaacaatcatctatgattttgctaaggtcgacaagatgatagcatgcatatgatatatatgtgtaattataagtgaataggtagcaagaataatcccaagttatacttgccttaaagacTTGCTCAATTCTCACACCATCAGCTTTTGGTCATCATCTTCTAATCTTCCACGTCCACGGACAGTTCTTGTCTATTCATATCAAGCACCACACAtaggcaaacatacaagcaacaaatagaacactaagaacaatacaccataCAAGACAAAAGAGCATACTAAAAGAGAATCAACGCTACAAGATCACTACAAACACCGAAACGGAACCAATGATTAACGATACTTTTATACTATAAAAGAGAAGCTTAAACATTTAATTTATTTAAGTAAATAAAATAATGTAAAAGTTATTAATTCAGATTAATGTGAACATATTTAATTTCAAAAGTCAAGTTAAaactattttatttataaatatttaGATTTCTTTTATGTCAATTCAACACTAATATGTAAATACAAACTGACATATGAGAGCATCTAAAATCTAATCGAATTTAACATACATGTTTGGACTGAATAAAGAAAGCATAAATAAAATGAGAGCAACTAAATGAAATCATCATGTGTTGAGGTTTATCCAAGCAGATCATATTTCCAAGGACATTAATGTTGGTATTGTTCATATTAATATTCTTTATTAAGTCCAAGCTTATATACCTGCATCACTTTCAATTGAagatattaaataaatattaattatattaCATCTAGATTGACTTTATATGAATCATAACTAAGAAACCTATAATTTAAtaaatacatatacatatttaAGTTAACAAGCAATTATAAAAAGATCGAACATAAACCTAAATTACTTTTAATTAATTAGAAAGGACACTAAACAaacattaatcaaattaattatatttataaacatgAGACATGGGAAATAAGTTTGCTAGTATGTCGCTTTAGTTGCCTTGATCACAAAGCAATAAACACGAAATTACAACTCTACGtcacttttaattataaagTTAGTTACctatattaattaattaatttaataaacaactatttatagaaaAGCATGTGACATGAAAAACATTGGCACTATTATGTAAAGCACAtcgacgaatctaacgcaacctGAACCATTTAAATAGGACGTAAAACGAATGAGCAGTGAAGATTACGAACCGGTGGCACTTCTGTAAATACGTGCATCTTCTTCCTTGCTCCATGTGCATCTGGACGTGGCCTCCATGGCCTCTGCTCTGCAGCAACTCGCACAGGGGAAAGAGGAGGGGCTCAGGGAGGGTCCAACCTGGCCATCCGGCAGCGGCACGCGGTCATGTGGAGGGGTGCTGGGCCCTTGGCGACCAAGGACAATGGCCCTGCTCGGCCTGCACTCAGGCAGCAGCCATTGCGGCACCTGCCCTGCGCAGGGGCGCACGGCCAGGGAACCGGAGAGGCGGCACGGTGGAGTGGGGCCATGGTCCACGGGCGGCGGTGCTGGTCCGAGGAAAGGCAACAGCAGCCGGAGATGAAGGAGCGAAGGACGCCGGCCATCCATGGAGGGCTCACCGGAACTGAGGAAGATGAAGAGGACGACGGTGAGAGGTGACGTTCTCACGAAACGAATTGGGTAACGGTGCAGAAAAGATCGACACGAACCTTGTCATGGTCTTGGAATCTGTGGAGGAGGCCGAGGATGGCCGAAAAAGCTCGCCGAAGAGTTCGCCGGAAGTTCGTCGGAGCTTTAGGTTCGAAACTTCGGCTTTAGATCTAGGACGATAGGAGTGGCGGCTCGCGAAACGGGGCGTACTTCTGGATTCAGCGCGTCGagggctacgccggcatatatatagtgttagggttttgggttGATGGAAAAACgagatattttattattttcggaattaattaatttcgtgaataaaaataattccagaaaGTCCAGAATTGATATTTAaggttttgggtatagtgcgagcccctgtccttatgtgtataggctgcgcgtcaatGTGCCATTCggcagggggtatctatatctgcgcgcaaaggaaaccttgcggccctaacatgttagacgaacttttgaaaggcttcatagtgatccctgccgaccttccttggtagtgggttaagaggtcgacgggcctcgggcgaaagggtaaatcataactcatgggtaaagatgtacaacctctgcagagtgttaaaactagtatactagccgtgctcacggttatgagcggccttaggggttcttgctgcgccgacgatgagcttattaagttgttatgttcatttgattattgtttatgctatgaattaattatgcttacacttgatcatgtgattaatggattatttatgctaccttgacatttgctacttaattatgaacatgctatccaccattaaaagctaattgcagtcaaaccagtgtcagctttttgaccctcatgaacccctggttatacttgttgagtacgatatgtgctcactcttgctatttcccaccactccagtttactagtaagagttGATCAGAAGAGTGATGGAATCATTAAGGATGTTCTCAgaatacaagaagtgctaggcatatgttacccccagtcaaccgtccctgtgaagattgagcctgaagATTAGTTATCGTTCCGCGATACTttgatgtaagtgttaattataagtatgttttcgctatataacattgtttctgatactgttcctttctgttgttgtatgtgtggactttctGGTCACATATAtagctagcctggttttgttccttaaaaccgggtgtgacaaGCAGCAAACCAACGCACACATACGGCAATAAAGATACACCCTGAGTGACCAAGAGATACCAAGAATGGCAGCTCCTTCTCAGGCCATAGTTCCCACCGATGCCGAGCTGCTGCAGGCGCAAGCCGATCTATGGCGCCACAGCCTCTACTACCTCACGTCCATGGCGCTCAAGTGCGCTGTCGAGCTCCACATCCCGGACGCCATCCACAACCTGGGAGGCTCGACCTCGCTGCCGGAGCTACTGACCACACTGTCCCTACCCCAGACAAAGCTTCCATTCCTCGGCCGCGTGATGCGGCTGCTGGTCACATCGGGTATCTTCGCCTCCGATGGCAGCAATGGCGATGGGGAGGAGGCCGTGTACCGTCTGAATCCACTCTCCTGGCTCCTGGTAGAAGGTGTGGAATCAGAGGACCACACCTACCAGAAGTACTTTGTGCTGGGTGCCTGCTCACGGCACTTTGTCGAAGCCGGCATGTCTCTGGCTGAATGGTTCAAGAAGGATCTGGCTATGCCATTGCCGTCGCCGTTCGAGGATTTGCATGGTGTGCCTCCTGCCCATGAGAGCACGAAGCTTCTCGATGAAGAGCTTGACAGGATTGTCGAAGAAGGCATCGCGGCACACGACAATCTGGCGATCAGGACGATAATACGGGAGTGCAGTGATATTTTTAGTGGCCTACCCTCGCTTACTTATTGCTGTGGTAGGCAAGGAAACGTCAGTGCAGCGGCGATCGTCAAGGCGTTCCCTAACATGAAATGCACTGTGCTGAACCTCCCAAGGGTTGTTGAGACGACAGCAGCACCAGCTGATGATGCTGTTAGCTCTGTCACGAGTGATTTGTTCCAGACCATCCCACCTGCCAAGGCTGTGATGCTCAAGGTATATATGCATAATtgggaaaataaaaaaacaggGTGAATTCTTTCTCACATGCATGCTTCATTATAATATATAAAAAGAGCAAAATACATATAGTCTTGTGATGGTGCATCGATTTGGTCGATCAGGTTTCAAAGTGCATTTTTAGATTCAAAACACCTTGATCAGTggtgcataaataatccatacaGCATCTTTTTATGTTTATATTTGTAGAAAACCCCCTGTATTTATTTTGTTCAAAAGCTTACCTTTCCTCATCTTTTGCATACAAATTGATAATTGCTGCAAATAGCCTGCTACAAAACATCGTAAGTGCTCTGCTATAGGGTTTTTAATGGTCTACCGATATAATGTTGTAAAATATTTCGCTATTGCTACTTGCTTTAGTTCCATTAAGCACTGCTATATATTTGGCTTAGCCATGAAATATTTTAGCACCACTAATCATGGCCAAAACACAATACTGATTCTTTACTCTAGAGGAGTATATCTTTCAAAACAAAAAACTCTAGAGGAGTATAATCAATGCCTATTCATCATGTTCGTTACTTAATAACCATCAAATAATTATGGAACCATTAAATATATTGAGTATGTTAACTGATTTAATGGATGCTAACTACTAATTAACATGGAGACTTGTGTTCCTAAAGCATGTACATGTGTTTGAGTATTTATATTCATAACATTTCTTTTATATAATTCTCTTCATGTTTTATACACAAAGTCTAAACTAAATAGCCTCCGCTATagaccgttgtagcttttatagCTTATAGAGGAAAATGCCGCTAAATGTCATAGCCAGCTATTTAAAGTATTAAAATTAACATATTCAAATATTATGGATTGTAAAACCTGTATTAATTCGGCATTATATTCTGTAGCTTGTACTACACTTCTGGAGCGATGAGGATTGTGTGAAGATCCTGGAGCAATGCAGGAAAGCAATTCCTTCCAAAGAAGATGGAGGGAAGGTGATCATCATAGAAATACTTCTCGGGCCTTATATTGGGCCAATAATGTACGAAGCCCAGCTCCTGATGGACTTGCTCATGATGGTGTATACCAAAGGCAGGCAGCGTAATGAAAATGACTGGCGCCAGATCTTTACCAAAGCTGGTTTCTCTAACTATAAGATTGTTAAGAAAATAGGAGCTCGTAGTGTCATCGAAGTCTACCCGTAAGCAGGCTGCACACACCTCCAAATATCaatattttaataaataaatgtgtggttcaGTATTTGCTGGATGGTGTGATGTGAGGGTAATGTAAAACAAAATAAATGGAGCGCCTCATTTCTGATACAGAATTTCGTGGACATAGAGCGGCTGAGCTGTTTAGCTTTGTTACTTTGAGATCCATGTAGCTTCTGTTTTGAAATGTACTGGAGCAGTCTTGGTGCTTCCATTGTGCTATGATGATTTGGATGTATTTGGTACCGCTAATTAGAACATATTTGATGTGGTTGCATGCTTTTTGATGTGTATGTCGTCATATAAAAGCACAACATGTATAtatgcaacttatttatcatgcTATAACATTGCATGGCACCACTATACCACATACATACTCTTATTTAATTTGTTCGGTATTGTTTGTCATAGATGTTGTTgcacttttattttttatacagTTGGTTAAATTTGGGATAGTTTATATTTGGCTTGGTTTGTAGCAATTGTATTTCAAATGGAATAGTAGTCCATTCACGTGTTGGCTAGTTCGCATGCATGCAGGGTGCACGCTAAGTTGTTTATGCATTAATCCCATGCTTATCTGAGCCTCCCCCACTTGGACATGTATGTGGAAATTGTGGATGTGCATGTGTTCGCATAATATCGTATATATAAGCTCCGATTTTTTACTGTATCCAGAAGTTGAGAATAATCGAGTTGCCTAATTCGAACATGCATGCCCATCAGCAGTACATAATCCCTAAAGTTGAGTATTTCGGCTGCTCGGCACGGTATGGCTCGTCGTGCCATCGGGCCGTGCCGCCCTAGTCCACTGTGTCTATGTGACGGCCCAGGCATGGCACACATGCCGTTTTTTGGGCGCTGCTAGCCCAAAAACATTGGTCCAAAACCGCAACGGGCTAACCCGCATCCCGCTATAAAAAAAGCACCAGCTTTAATTCAAATTTCAACAAGTTCACAAGGTCTTCATAGATTTCAACAAGTTAACAAACTATCTTATAGATTTTTCACATATCAAATATTTCACGGACTTCAACAAGATCTTCACATATTTCACAAACAAACCTTAATGGCTTGTGCGGCACCAGCTCGGCGCACCAAGCATCAACTGACGACCTGCGAACAGAGAGAGAACatggttagggttagggttcatGTGGAAGGGAGGAAGATCTAGGATTAGGATTAGTGTTACAAACCTGCACAAGCCGAAGCTGGGCACCGGAGAGACAAAGAGGAAGACGCATGGTGGCAAGAGCACCTCCCCGACAGACGGTGACAAAGAAAATTGACTGGTGGAGGACAACAAGCGGTTTGAGAGAGGGTGCGATGAAGAAGTGAGTATGAGAGGAGGAAGACAAGAGGAGATCTGTAAGATCCGGCAGTGGAGAGGTCGTCGGAGAAGGAGATGATGATGAGAAAGGCGATGGCAGTGGCAGGGTGTGTGGCGAGAGAGACTGAGAGAAAGAGCCCTATCCACAACGGGAGGACAAGACGAGATCTCCAAGATCTGGTGGTGGAGACATCATCGAAGATGAGCAGGACGATGATAGTAATAGGCGATTGGCTGTGGTGTGACACGAGGTGAGTTGGCGAGAGCCGAGAGTGAGAGCGTGAGCATCTTTGCGAGGAGGCATTAGGAGGCAGAGCGACTAGGGAATGAGATTAGAGTTTGGACAGTGGGGCATGTCGTGGAGGCTTAGCCTCCCTGCTATCGCACTGAGGTCGTGCCTCCGGGCCGTGTCGTGTCGCCCGGCAGGCCGAGATGGCAGCTCAAGCATGGCCTATGGACCAGATCGCGCTTGGCATGGGCCCGATGGAGGCTTGGCTGCCCCGGCTTGGGCTGGGCCAAAAAAGGGGCTCCATGCCATGCCACAAGGCCCGGGCTGCATGCTCATTTATAATAATCCCCCACTATAGCACATAATATCTCTTTTTTTCAGACGGTTCGTGGTCTTCCTTTGCTTGGGCTTGGACAGTGTATGTACTAGACCTTCTGTTGATGGGCCTGTATCCTAGTCTAGTGACGGGTTGATGGGCCTCGATCGTGGGCTCCAGCAGGCAGCAGCCCACCCATTTTATTAATGGGTAGAAAATCCACTGAGTAAAGCGATTGCCCATGCAACCCAAGTCGTTCATCTGATGAGCTGGGATTATTTcctctctcaaaaaaaaaaaaaactgagctGGGTTCGTTAACATCTGAGGTGTCACCATACATGTCCGTTTGATTTTGATTGCAGTACGCTGCATGCGACGACCATGAATTATTTGCAGCCTCCCGTCTCGCCCTAGTAGGCCGATGACGACAGGGCTGACGGGTGTAATAATGTAATAATAGTAATAAAATAAATTCATCCACCACCAATTATTTGCATGGCTGCTTGCTTATTTTAATGCGTGTCACTAAATTCATCCATCAAATGTCGCATCTATGGGATCATATCTCTTCGTTGGACCATTCATGCAACTGGATCAAATGTATGCATATGGCGATCACCCGTTCTTGGTCATTATTGCACAGAGTTGTTAGATGGGCACCGGCAGTCTGGCACACTGTAGTAATGCGAGGCCAGGTCACGGCGATCCATACCGTAGTTTTGATCTAGTATCACCTAGAAATTTCCTTCAATGCCTTTTTACTCGATCTTTTTcgaattataagttattctgattttttttatagAATAAATTATGGACCTAGGTATAAGTGAATTTCTAGCTAGAAGCAAagtaaaaattatatatatatgtaaaaaaGCTCAGACTACTAATAATTCAGCACGGATGGAGTATATACATCCATTATGTTCCATTACATCTTATGGTTTCTCTCTAACGGCTAACGCTATTGATTCTATTTTTCCTTTCTTCATGTGTGCCATTGAGGACTCACAAGAGTTAGTCAATGCTGAAAAAGACAATTGTACCATGTTGTTTTTTGTGCAGTAAATCATTCCAACGAGGATGTAGGTTATGTAAAGAATAATTTAAGGAATGAGAAGAAGAATGGCTAGGAAGGGGTAAAATCAGCATACCAGTGTCTATCAGACTATGCACCAGATTAAAGGCAGTGGCACATAAGAAAAGCGAAGTTCTCAATTGATGACAATGAatatatcttatatatatatattttgattTATATATAGTAGTGCAAATAGGCTAATGAACGGATCCTATTTTTAGAATGGCACATAATTAATATACTGCTATACAATACATAGGTTGCCAACCACTAGTGATCATAGGTTGGCAACCT is a window from the Sorghum bicolor cultivar BTx623 chromosome 5, Sorghum_bicolor_NCBIv3, whole genome shotgun sequence genome containing:
- the LOC110435268 gene encoding uncharacterized protein LOC110435268, which codes for MTSSGEPSMDGRRPSLLHLRLLLPFLGPAPPPVDHGPTPPCRLSGSLAVRPCAGQVPQWLLPECRPSRAIVLGRQGPSTPPHDRVPLPDGQVGPSLSPSSFPCASCCRAEAMEATSRCTWSKEEDARIYRSATDKNCPWTWKIRR
- the LOC8086014 gene encoding probable O-methyltransferase 2, encoding MAAPSQAIVPTDAELLQAQADLWRHSLYYLTSMALKCAVELHIPDAIHNLGGSTSLPELLTTLSLPQTKLPFLGRVMRLLVTSGIFASDGSNGDGEEAVYRLNPLSWLLVEGVESEDHTYQKYFVLGACSRHFVEAGMSLAEWFKKDLAMPLPSPFEDLHGVPPAHESTKLLDEELDRIVEEGIAAHDNLAIRTIIRECSDIFSGLPSLTYCCGRQGNVSAAAIVKAFPNMKCTVLNLPRVVETTAAPADDAVSSVTSDLFQTIPPAKAVMLKLVLHFWSDEDCVKILEQCRKAIPSKEDGGKVIIIEILLGPYIGPIMYEAQLLMDLLMMVYTKGRQRNENDWRQIFTKAGFSNYKIVKKIGARSVIEAFPDIKCTVLNLPRVIETAPADDAVSSVTGDLFHTIPPAQAVMLKLVLHFWSDEDCVKILEQCRKAIPSREEGGKVIIIEILLGPYMGPIMYEAQLLMDMLMMVNTRGRQRTENDWRQIFTKAGFSDYKIVKKIGARGVIEVYP